In the genome of Candidatus Microbacterium phytovorans, one region contains:
- the ctaD gene encoding cytochrome c oxidase subunit I: protein MATTLPLQGETYGRPSTLPPRQAALLSASRVEEKGNVIVKWITSTDHKTIGYMYLIASVLFFLLGGVMALIIRAELFEPGMQVIPTKDQYNQLFTMHGTIMLLMFATPLFAGFANAILPLQLGAPDVAFPRLNAFALWLFIFGSLIAIAGFLTPQGAAAFGWFAYQPLANASFSPGAGGNLWMLGLGMSGFGTILGAVNFVTTIITMRAPGMTMWRLPIFSWNTLVTSILVLMAFPVLAAAIFAAAADRVLGAHIYDPANGGVLLWQHLFWFFGHPEVYIIALPFFGIVSEIFPVFSRKPIFGYKTLVYATIAIAALSVSVWAHHMYVTGAVLLPFFALMTMLIAVPTGVKIFNWIGTLWRGSVTFETPMVFSLGFLVSFVFGGLTGVILASPPLTFHTSDSYFVVAHFHYVVFGTVVFAMFAGFYFWWPKWTGRMLNERLGMVHFWMLFVGFHMTFLIQHWLGVDGMVRRYADYSAADGWTLGNQVSTVGAMILGASMIPFFLNVWLTSRTAPKVTVNDPWGYGASLEWATSCPPPRHNFTSIPRIRSERPAFDLNHPEAGIPVGVGPAKDAPDAPVVDLAEGEVK from the coding sequence ATGGCGACGACGCTTCCGCTCCAGGGCGAGACGTACGGCCGTCCGTCCACTCTGCCGCCGCGTCAAGCAGCTCTCCTGAGCGCATCGCGCGTGGAGGAGAAGGGCAACGTGATCGTCAAGTGGATCACGTCGACCGACCACAAGACGATCGGGTACATGTACCTCATCGCCTCCGTGCTCTTCTTCCTGCTCGGCGGTGTGATGGCGCTGATCATCCGCGCCGAGCTCTTCGAGCCGGGTATGCAGGTCATCCCGACGAAGGATCAGTACAACCAGCTGTTCACGATGCACGGCACGATCATGCTGCTGATGTTCGCGACGCCGCTGTTCGCGGGCTTCGCGAACGCCATCCTGCCGCTGCAGCTGGGCGCCCCTGACGTCGCATTCCCGCGCCTCAACGCCTTCGCGCTGTGGCTGTTCATCTTCGGCTCGCTCATCGCGATCGCCGGCTTCCTCACCCCGCAGGGTGCCGCCGCCTTCGGCTGGTTCGCGTACCAGCCGCTCGCCAACGCGAGTTTCTCGCCCGGCGCCGGCGGAAACCTCTGGATGCTCGGACTCGGCATGAGCGGTTTCGGCACCATCCTCGGTGCGGTGAACTTCGTCACGACGATCATCACGATGCGCGCACCGGGTATGACGATGTGGCGTCTGCCGATCTTCTCGTGGAACACCCTCGTCACGAGCATCCTCGTGCTGATGGCCTTCCCGGTGCTGGCGGCAGCGATCTTCGCCGCCGCGGCAGACCGTGTGCTCGGGGCCCACATCTACGACCCCGCCAACGGCGGCGTGCTGCTGTGGCAGCACCTGTTCTGGTTCTTCGGTCACCCTGAGGTGTACATCATCGCGCTGCCGTTCTTCGGCATCGTTTCGGAGATCTTCCCGGTGTTCAGCCGGAAGCCGATCTTCGGATACAAGACGCTGGTCTATGCGACCATCGCGATCGCCGCGCTGTCGGTCTCGGTGTGGGCGCACCACATGTACGTCACGGGCGCCGTCCTGCTTCCGTTCTTCGCGCTCATGACGATGCTCATCGCGGTGCCTACCGGCGTGAAGATCTTCAACTGGATCGGCACGCTGTGGCGAGGTTCGGTCACGTTCGAGACGCCGATGGTGTTCTCGCTGGGCTTCCTCGTGTCGTTCGTGTTCGGTGGTCTCACCGGCGTCATCCTGGCGTCGCCTCCGCTGACGTTCCACACGTCCGACTCCTACTTCGTCGTCGCGCACTTCCACTACGTCGTTTTCGGCACGGTCGTGTTCGCCATGTTCGCCGGGTTCTACTTCTGGTGGCCGAAGTGGACCGGGCGCATGTTGAACGAGCGCCTCGGCATGGTGCACTTCTGGATGCTCTTCGTCGGCTTCCACATGACGTTCCTCATCCAGCATTGGCTGGGAGTAGACGGCATGGTGCGTCGCTACGCCGACTATTCGGCCGCGGACGGCTGGACGCTCGGCAACCAGGTTTCCACCGTCGGCGCCATGATCCTCGGCGCCTCGATGATCCCGTTCTTCCTCAATGTGTGGCTCACGTCGCGCACGGCACCGAAGGTGACCGTGAACGACCCGTGGGGCTACGGAGCGTCGCTCGAATGGGCGACGAGCTGCCCCCCGCCTCGACACAACTTCACGTCGATTCCGCGCATCCGCAGCGAGCGCCCCGCGTTCGACCTGAATCACCCCGAAGCGGGTATCCCGGTGGGAGTCGGTCCGGCCAAGGATGCACCCGATGCGCCCGTCGTCGACCTCGCCGAGGGAGAGGTGAAGTAA
- a CDS encoding cytochrome c oxidase subunit 4, with product MKTNVNLWWILAAFFLLCAVLYTGWNIIEHSSLPWYNAIEWVGSTALLFTVFMAAMIAFYVHRVHRAQRGALPEDTLTADIDDGDPELGEFSPWSWWPLVLAFSAALAIVGLAVGTFLLPIGVAVFVVAIVGWVYEYYRGYFAR from the coding sequence GTGAAGACCAACGTCAACCTGTGGTGGATCCTCGCCGCCTTCTTCCTCCTGTGCGCCGTCCTGTACACCGGATGGAACATCATCGAGCACTCCAGCCTCCCGTGGTACAACGCCATCGAGTGGGTGGGATCGACCGCGCTGCTGTTCACGGTCTTCATGGCCGCGATGATCGCGTTCTACGTTCACCGCGTCCACCGCGCGCAGCGGGGCGCGCTTCCTGAGGACACCCTCACGGCCGACATCGACGACGGTGACCCGGAGCTCGGTGAGTTCAGCCCGTGGTCGTGGTGGCCGCTCGTGCTCGCGTTCTCGGCCGCACTGGCGATCGTCGGCCTGGCCGTAGGCACGTTCCTGCTCCCCATCGGTGTGGCCGTCTTCGTCGTGGCCATCGTCGGCTGGGTCTACGAGTACTACCGCGGCTACTTCGCGCGCTGA
- a CDS encoding protein phosphatase 2C domain-containing protein yields the protein MASWGAAVADGVGGGPAGDLASAALVHRLVSGGSDVRDADELERRLHGANGELAAHVRRDPGLAGMATTFTGIWFDRSGGLLLAHTGDSRAYLLRGGHLIRQTRDDSYVQTLVDQGIVSAEDAMHHPRRNIITASLRGDADDVVRVTERVPVAADRWLLCTDGVSDYLPDEVITDILRTDSDAELTARNLVDAALEAGSRDNVTAVVCDVRRGVPDAEEPVWAGAAAEGFAVDLAGLTG from the coding sequence GTGGCATCCTGGGGCGCGGCAGTCGCCGATGGCGTCGGCGGCGGGCCGGCGGGTGATCTGGCGTCGGCAGCGCTCGTCCATCGGCTGGTCTCCGGCGGAAGCGATGTGAGAGATGCCGACGAGCTCGAACGCAGGCTCCATGGAGCAAACGGAGAGCTCGCGGCTCACGTGCGGCGAGACCCTGGCCTGGCAGGCATGGCGACGACGTTCACGGGCATCTGGTTCGACCGGAGCGGGGGACTGCTGCTCGCGCACACGGGCGACTCCCGCGCCTATCTGCTCCGTGGCGGGCACCTTATCCGTCAGACCCGTGACGACTCCTACGTCCAGACCCTGGTGGATCAGGGCATCGTGAGCGCTGAGGATGCCATGCACCATCCGCGCCGGAACATCATCACCGCCTCCCTGCGGGGAGACGCGGACGACGTCGTGCGCGTGACGGAACGAGTGCCGGTCGCCGCCGATCGGTGGCTGCTCTGCACGGACGGCGTGAGCGACTATCTTCCCGATGAGGTGATCACGGATATCCTCCGCACGGATTCCGACGCTGAGCTCACGGCGCGCAACCTCGTGGACGCGGCGCTCGAAGCCGGCTCCCGTGACAACGTCACCGCTGTCGTCTGCGACGTGCGCAGGGGAGTGCCTGACGCGGAGGAGCCGGTGTGGGCGGGCGCTGCGGCCGAAGGGTTCGCCGTCGATCTCGCGGGTCTGACCGGCTGA
- a CDS encoding cytochrome bc complex cytochrome b subunit has translation MSTATVNQTPTEKSQAEKPLGGRFVAGAANYIDERTSMSGLVKELGRKIFPDHWSFMLGEIALWSFVVVLLSGTFLTFFFQASMVETHYEGAYLPMVGVEMSAALDSTLRLSFDIRGGLLVRQIHHWAALVFVAGIGVHMLRVFFTGAFRKPRELNWVIGFVLFILAMGEGFTGYSLPDDLLSGNGLRIIDGMIKGIPLIGTWTSFLLFGGEFPGTDIVGRLYVLHILLLPAILVALLAVHLMLMIVNKHTQFAGPGRTNSNVVGYPMMPVYMSKMGGFFFITFGVIVLIASLFTINPIWNYGPYDPSPVSAGTQPDWYIGFADGALRLVPPHLEFVLLDRTWSFNILIPLGGLGLFIVLVMLYPFIEAWITGDKREHHIAQRPRHAPTRTAIGVAGVIFYAVLWAAASSDIIATHFHLTMEGVIHALQALLIIGPVFGYFITKRIALALQKKDREIALHGYESGRIVRLPGGEYIEVHQPVDEYELVKLVDFETNAPLVVRPDDRGRIAWHQNLRSAISRWFFEDRLVPLTQADIDEARAHQHHTLEHIAEEEAAELQGAHERAGVPDAPLHPIDDGHNGETANRPSNVIIPDDDEGKKSKKKPTSD, from the coding sequence TTGAGCACCGCGACCGTCAACCAGACACCGACGGAGAAGTCGCAGGCTGAGAAGCCTCTCGGCGGTCGATTCGTCGCCGGCGCCGCGAACTACATCGACGAGCGCACGAGCATGTCGGGTCTCGTCAAGGAGCTCGGCCGCAAGATCTTCCCCGATCACTGGTCGTTCATGCTCGGTGAGATCGCGCTGTGGAGCTTCGTCGTCGTGCTGCTCTCGGGCACGTTCCTGACGTTCTTCTTCCAGGCGTCCATGGTCGAGACCCACTACGAAGGCGCCTACCTGCCGATGGTCGGCGTCGAGATGTCTGCGGCGCTCGACTCGACGCTCCGGCTGTCCTTCGACATTCGTGGCGGCCTCCTGGTGCGCCAGATCCACCACTGGGCCGCGCTCGTGTTCGTCGCGGGCATCGGCGTGCACATGCTGCGCGTGTTCTTCACGGGTGCGTTCCGCAAGCCGCGTGAGCTCAACTGGGTGATCGGCTTCGTGCTGTTCATCCTCGCCATGGGCGAGGGCTTCACCGGCTACTCCCTCCCCGACGACCTGCTGTCGGGCAACGGCCTCCGCATCATCGACGGCATGATCAAGGGCATCCCGCTGATCGGCACATGGACCTCGTTCCTCCTGTTCGGCGGCGAGTTCCCCGGCACCGACATCGTCGGCCGACTCTATGTGCTGCACATCCTCCTGCTGCCGGCGATCCTGGTCGCGCTGCTCGCGGTGCACCTCATGCTCATGATCGTCAACAAGCACACGCAGTTCGCCGGCCCCGGTCGCACGAACAGCAACGTCGTGGGCTACCCGATGATGCCGGTCTACATGTCCAAGATGGGCGGCTTCTTCTTCATCACCTTCGGCGTGATCGTGCTGATCGCTTCGCTGTTCACGATCAACCCGATCTGGAACTACGGGCCGTACGACCCCTCCCCGGTTTCGGCGGGAACACAGCCCGACTGGTACATCGGCTTCGCCGACGGTGCGCTGCGTCTCGTGCCGCCGCACCTGGAGTTCGTGTTGCTCGACCGCACGTGGTCGTTCAACATCCTGATCCCCCTTGGCGGTCTGGGCCTGTTCATCGTCTTGGTGATGCTCTACCCGTTCATCGAGGCGTGGATCACGGGCGACAAGCGCGAGCACCACATCGCTCAGCGTCCACGTCACGCACCCACCCGTACCGCCATCGGCGTCGCCGGAGTGATCTTCTACGCCGTGCTGTGGGCGGCGGCGTCGTCGGACATCATCGCGACCCACTTCCACCTCACGATGGAAGGCGTCATCCACGCGCTGCAGGCACTCCTCATCATCGGCCCCGTGTTCGGGTACTTCATCACGAAGCGCATCGCTCTCGCTCTTCAGAAGAAGGATCGTGAGATCGCGCTGCACGGCTACGAGTCCGGGCGCATCGTCCGACTGCCGGGCGGCGAGTACATCGAGGTCCACCAGCCCGTCGACGAGTACGAGCTCGTCAAGCTCGTCGACTTCGAGACGAACGCGCCTCTCGTCGTCCGCCCGGACGACCGCGGGCGCATCGCCTGGCACCAGAACCTGCGTTCGGCAATCTCGCGCTGGTTCTTCGAGGACCGACTCGTTCCGCTGACGCAGGCCGACATCGACGAGGCGCGTGCACATCAGCACCACACGCTCGAGCACATCGCCGAAGAGGAAGCCGCCGAACTCCAGGGCGCCCACGAGCGCGCCGGAGTTCCCGACGCCCCGCTTCACCCGATCGATGACGGACACAACGGCGAGACGGCGAACCGTCCGTCGAACGTCATCATTCCGGACGACGACGAGGGCAAGAAGAGCAAGAAGAAGCCCACGTCCGACTGA
- a CDS encoding Rieske 2Fe-2S domain-containing protein: MAHEEDALEHERASWKPSPGLAVAVPDPVQNPGLPPHRARTTDKDPAAMKRAVRTVYTLFYLSLAGSIWAVAAYMLFPIESGQIIDIRHNNLFIGLGIALALFALGVGAIHWSKAVMSDKEYIEPRHATRGRDVTREGAIQAFRDANEESGFGRRAVIRNSLIAALVASVAPGIVLFRGLAPESSEENPIAGDPVALLSHTMWKKGMRLAHDPSGEPIRAADLTLGSAVHVIPEPLAELSHHEGYLEEKAKAIVLLMRLLPEQLPAEHNNLEWAYDGIVAYSKVCTHVGCPVALYEQQTHHLLCPCHQSQFDVSRSAAVIFGPAARPLPQLPITVDDEGYLIAQSDFNEPVGPSFWERH; the protein is encoded by the coding sequence ATGGCACACGAGGAAGACGCGCTCGAGCACGAGAGGGCTTCATGGAAGCCGTCTCCGGGGCTCGCGGTCGCGGTTCCCGACCCCGTGCAGAACCCCGGTCTGCCGCCGCACCGGGCGCGCACGACCGACAAGGACCCGGCCGCCATGAAGCGCGCCGTGCGCACGGTCTACACGCTCTTCTATCTGTCGCTCGCCGGGAGCATCTGGGCGGTCGCCGCCTACATGCTCTTCCCGATCGAGAGCGGCCAGATCATCGACATCCGGCACAACAACCTCTTCATCGGACTCGGCATCGCCCTGGCGCTCTTCGCGCTGGGGGTCGGCGCGATCCACTGGTCGAAGGCGGTGATGTCGGACAAGGAGTACATCGAGCCCCGACACGCCACCCGTGGCCGCGACGTCACCCGCGAGGGCGCCATCCAGGCGTTCCGCGACGCCAACGAAGAATCGGGATTCGGCCGTCGCGCCGTCATCCGCAACTCGCTGATCGCGGCCCTCGTGGCATCCGTCGCTCCGGGCATCGTGCTGTTCCGTGGCCTCGCGCCGGAGAGCTCGGAGGAGAACCCGATCGCGGGCGACCCCGTCGCTCTCCTCAGCCACACCATGTGGAAGAAGGGAATGCGCCTCGCGCACGACCCCAGCGGCGAGCCGATCCGCGCCGCCGACCTCACGCTGGGCTCCGCGGTTCACGTCATCCCTGAGCCGCTCGCCGAGCTGAGCCACCACGAGGGCTACCTCGAGGAGAAGGCCAAGGCCATCGTCCTTCTGATGCGCCTGCTGCCCGAGCAGCTCCCCGCCGAGCACAACAACCTGGAGTGGGCCTACGACGGCATCGTCGCGTACTCGAAGGTGTGCACCCACGTGGGTTGCCCGGTCGCCCTATACGAGCAGCAGACGCACCATCTCCTGTGCCCCTGCCACCAGTCGCAGTTCGACGTGTCGCGCTCGGCAGCCGTGATCTTCGGACCCGCCGCCCGCCCGCTGCCGCAGCTGCCGATCACCGTCGACGACGAGGGTTACCTGATCGCGCAGAGCGACTTCAACGAACCTGTCGGCCCGAGCTTCTGGGAGCGCCATTGA
- a CDS encoding c-type cytochrome, whose amino-acid sequence MASKTARRRTGRRSTWAAAALIGIGLLVSGGVYAGASAAMAATEPSSATTSTLTVEDGKKLFQANCATCHGLNMEGTPDGPALYGVGELAVEFQMSTGRMPLQMQGPQAPQKPVQFTEDQIKAIAAWVQSTSPGPTYPAESILDGGGNVANGAELFRINCAMCHNVAAAGGALTEGKYAPALTSTSPLHIYAAMVTGPQNMPVFNDMTLTTDEKRDIISALMWMQQNESAGGFSLGSLGPVSEGLFIWIFGIGALIALTVWITAKSN is encoded by the coding sequence ATGGCATCCAAGACAGCGCGCCGTCGCACCGGTCGCCGCAGCACCTGGGCAGCCGCCGCCCTCATCGGCATCGGCCTGCTCGTCAGCGGCGGTGTCTACGCCGGCGCGTCCGCCGCCATGGCCGCCACCGAGCCGTCCTCCGCCACCACGTCGACCCTCACGGTCGAAGACGGCAAGAAGCTTTTCCAGGCCAACTGCGCCACGTGCCACGGCCTGAACATGGAGGGCACGCCCGACGGTCCGGCGCTGTACGGCGTCGGCGAGCTGGCCGTCGAGTTCCAGATGTCCACGGGTCGCATGCCCCTCCAGATGCAGGGTCCGCAGGCGCCGCAGAAGCCGGTCCAGTTCACCGAGGACCAGATCAAGGCGATCGCCGCGTGGGTGCAGTCGACCTCTCCCGGTCCGACCTATCCCGCCGAATCGATCCTCGACGGCGGAGGGAACGTCGCCAACGGCGCCGAGCTCTTCCGCATCAACTGCGCGATGTGCCACAACGTCGCCGCAGCCGGTGGCGCTTTGACGGAGGGCAAGTACGCTCCCGCCCTCACGAGCACCAGCCCGCTGCACATCTATGCGGCCATGGTCACCGGCCCGCAGAACATGCCGGTGTTCAACGACATGACCCTGACCACGGACGAGAAGCGCGACATCATCTCCGCGCTGATGTGGATGCAGCAGAACGAGTCTGCGGGCGGCTTCTCGCTCGGCTCGCTCGGTCCGGTGTCCGAGGGCCTGTTCATCTGGATCTTCGGCATCGGCGCACTGATCGCTCTCACCGTGTGGATCACGGCGAAGTCGAACTGA
- a CDS encoding heme-copper oxidase subunit III has protein sequence MTTSPATYSQALRSVKRPDPVAVGTIVWLGSEVMFFAGLFAIYFTIRNASPELWADRTELLNIPFAAVNTLILVLSSFTAQAGVFAAERFQPYRKGTIWQFRQWGMVEWFFLTFIMGAVFVSGQVWEYATLVAEGMPISADSYASAFYLTTGFHALHVTGGLIAFLLVIGRAYAVKNFGRKEMTSSIVVSYYWHFVDVVWIVLFIVIYFVK, from the coding sequence GTGACGACCTCTCCAGCTACCTACTCCCAAGCCTTGCGATCCGTCAAGCGGCCGGATCCGGTCGCTGTCGGCACCATCGTGTGGCTCGGCAGCGAGGTCATGTTCTTCGCGGGGCTGTTCGCCATCTACTTCACGATCCGCAACGCGTCGCCCGAACTCTGGGCCGACCGCACGGAACTGCTCAACATCCCCTTCGCCGCGGTCAACACGCTCATCCTGGTGCTCTCGTCGTTCACCGCCCAGGCCGGTGTCTTCGCCGCCGAGCGATTCCAGCCTTACCGCAAGGGCACGATCTGGCAGTTCCGCCAGTGGGGCATGGTCGAGTGGTTCTTCCTGACGTTCATCATGGGCGCCGTCTTCGTCTCGGGTCAGGTGTGGGAGTACGCCACGCTCGTCGCGGAGGGGATGCCGATCAGTGCGGATTCCTACGCCTCGGCGTTCTACCTCACGACCGGCTTCCACGCCCTCCACGTCACGGGCGGCCTCATCGCGTTCCTCCTCGTGATCGGTCGTGCGTACGCCGTAAAGAACTTCGGACGCAAGGAGATGACTTCCTCGATCGTCGTGTCGTACTACTGGCACTTCGTCGACGTCGTCTGGATCGTCCTGTTCATCGTCATCTACTTCGTCAAGTAA
- the trpD gene encoding anthranilate phosphoribosyltransferase, which produces MPMAELYSWPEILTNVLARRDLSVSESTWAMRQVMRGEATPSQLAGFLIGLRAKGETVDEIVGFRDAILEAALPLPVPADVLDIVGTGGDRFGTVNISTMSAIVAASTGIPVVKHGNRAASSASGSSDVLGALGIDLSLTPERVAEVLAEVGITFAFASAFHPGFRHAGATRAELGVPTVFNFLGPLCNPARAEANAVGVAQLDRVPLITGVFQTRGATALVFRGDDGLDELTTTGHSRLWEISRGDIHEHDLDPRDIGIPLADINDLLGGDAAHNAQVVRRVLGGDSGPVRDIVLLNAAAGIVSYDLFRDAAQVQVPIVERLSAAKSRAAEAIDTGKAAAALDDWVAATSR; this is translated from the coding sequence ATGCCCATGGCGGAGCTCTACTCGTGGCCCGAGATCCTCACGAACGTCCTCGCGCGACGTGACCTCAGCGTGTCCGAATCTACCTGGGCGATGCGCCAGGTGATGAGGGGTGAGGCGACGCCCTCGCAACTCGCGGGATTCCTCATCGGACTGCGCGCAAAAGGCGAGACGGTCGACGAGATCGTGGGCTTCCGCGACGCGATCCTGGAGGCTGCGCTTCCCCTTCCCGTTCCCGCGGACGTGCTCGACATCGTCGGAACGGGCGGTGACCGGTTCGGCACCGTGAACATCTCGACGATGTCTGCCATCGTCGCCGCCTCGACGGGCATCCCGGTCGTCAAGCACGGCAACAGGGCAGCCAGTTCGGCCTCGGGGTCCTCGGACGTGCTCGGCGCGCTCGGCATCGATCTGTCGCTCACCCCCGAGCGCGTCGCCGAGGTGCTGGCGGAGGTCGGCATCACCTTCGCGTTCGCTTCCGCCTTCCACCCGGGCTTCCGTCACGCCGGTGCCACGCGCGCCGAGCTCGGTGTCCCCACCGTGTTCAACTTCCTCGGCCCGCTGTGCAATCCTGCGCGGGCGGAGGCCAACGCCGTCGGGGTAGCGCAGCTCGATCGGGTGCCGCTCATCACCGGGGTCTTCCAGACCCGGGGTGCCACAGCGCTGGTGTTCCGAGGTGACGACGGACTCGACGAACTCACGACGACAGGGCACAGCCGGCTGTGGGAGATCTCTCGCGGCGACATCCACGAGCACGACCTGGATCCGCGTGACATCGGCATCCCGTTGGCAGACATCAACGACCTCCTCGGCGGCGATGCCGCGCACAACGCCCAGGTTGTGCGCCGCGTGCTCGGCGGCGACTCCGGGCCCGTCCGCGACATCGTTCTCCTGAACGCCGCGGCGGGCATCGTGTCCTACGACCTGTTCCGCGACGCCGCACAGGTGCAGGTTCCGATCGTCGAGCGGCTGTCGGCAGCGAAGAGTCGCGCTGCCGAGGCGATCGACACGGGAAAGGCCGCCGCCGCGCTCGACGACTGGGTTGCGGCGACCTCCCGCTGA
- a CDS encoding aromatic ring-opening dioxygenase LigA has product MSEESVVTSDTVEPPVKKVGLVKAVGVLGILGGIALIVVGVVVWVMVSSQLRAENIVVPDDAMAFQGQTVAGPLTAFVQADIIQHHAMGISGGKTYAELDQDDPVRAVMMNASFLRASLFTSVVSFGVAAFAIGIGILSILFGWAIRRLASVPVVVRRSAVAS; this is encoded by the coding sequence ATGTCCGAAGAATCAGTCGTCACGTCCGACACCGTCGAGCCCCCCGTCAAGAAGGTCGGCCTGGTGAAAGCCGTCGGAGTCCTCGGCATCCTGGGCGGTATCGCACTGATCGTCGTGGGTGTCGTCGTCTGGGTGATGGTGTCGAGTCAGCTGCGCGCTGAGAACATCGTGGTTCCCGACGACGCGATGGCTTTCCAGGGCCAGACCGTCGCCGGTCCCTTGACAGCGTTCGTCCAGGCCGACATCATCCAGCACCACGCCATGGGCATCTCGGGCGGCAAGACGTACGCCGAACTCGACCAGGACGACCCCGTGCGTGCCGTCATGATGAACGCCTCGTTCCTGCGCGCGTCGTTGTTCACGTCGGTCGTCTCCTTCGGAGTCGCGGCATTCGCGATCGGCATCGGCATCCTTTCGATTCTCTTCGGCTGGGCGATCCGGCGCCTCGCGTCGGTGCCCGTGGTGGTGCGTCGCTCGGCAGTGGCATCCTGA
- a CDS encoding PHP domain-containing protein → MEPREALTEIATLLERERASRYRSQAFRAAAAAIEGLTSEELADTAALRRRKGIGDSSLAVIQEALAGGVPRYLAELRCSAEAAVSTLRPRLRGDLHAHSEWSDGLTSIDLMVDAARALGHEYLALTDHSPRLRVARGLSPERLREQLRLVPSFSVDEFTLLSGIEVDILDDGALDQEEGLLAELGVVVASAHSKLRMESAAMTRRLVAAVSSPHVDVLGHVTGRLVSGSRGTRPPSTFDPVAVFAACASHGVAVEINSRPEREDPPDELIAVALSEGCLFSIDSDAHAPGQLALLSEGAVRAERAGVPPERIVTTWPLEQLREWTARHA, encoded by the coding sequence GTGGAGCCCAGAGAAGCGCTCACCGAGATCGCAACGCTGCTCGAGCGCGAGCGGGCCTCGCGGTACCGCTCGCAGGCGTTCCGGGCGGCGGCGGCCGCCATCGAAGGGCTGACGTCCGAGGAGTTGGCGGACACGGCAGCGCTGCGCCGACGCAAGGGCATCGGCGACTCGTCGCTCGCGGTGATCCAGGAGGCGCTCGCGGGAGGGGTGCCGCGCTACCTGGCGGAACTCCGCTGCTCCGCGGAAGCCGCGGTCTCGACCCTGCGGCCTCGCTTGCGCGGCGATCTGCACGCGCACTCGGAGTGGTCGGACGGGTTGACGTCGATCGATCTCATGGTGGATGCCGCTCGCGCGCTGGGGCACGAATACCTCGCGTTGACTGACCACTCTCCCCGCCTCAGGGTGGCTCGCGGACTCTCTCCCGAGCGCCTGCGCGAGCAACTCCGGCTCGTGCCGTCCTTCTCCGTGGACGAATTCACGCTGCTGAGCGGCATCGAGGTCGACATCCTCGACGACGGTGCCCTCGACCAGGAGGAGGGGCTGCTCGCGGAGCTGGGTGTCGTGGTGGCCTCGGCGCATTCGAAGCTGCGGATGGAGTCGGCGGCGATGACCCGGCGGTTGGTGGCTGCGGTGTCGAGTCCTCATGTCGATGTGCTCGGTCATGTGACGGGCCGGCTCGTCAGCGGGAGTCGGGGCACGCGCCCGCCGTCGACGTTCGACCCGGTTGCGGTTTTCGCGGCGTGCGCCTCTCATGGCGTGGCGGTGGAGATCAACTCTCGGCCCGAGCGGGAAGATCCGCCCGACGAGCTCATTGCCGTCGCATTGTCGGAGGGGTGCCTGTTCTCGATCGACTCCGACGCGCATGCGCCCGGGCAGCTCGCGCTGCTCAGCGAGGGCGCCGTCCGCGCCGAGCGCGCCGGGGTCCCGCCGGAGCGGATCGTGACGACGTGGCCATTGGAGCAGCTGCGGGAGTGGACCGCACGGCACGCGTGA